In the Scyliorhinus torazame isolate Kashiwa2021f chromosome 4, sScyTor2.1, whole genome shotgun sequence genome, one interval contains:
- the LOC140410854 gene encoding 4-galactosyl-N-acetylglucosaminide 3-alpha-L-fucosyltransferase 9-like: MTSIGNTGIFRILLISTICLGCFLAMLLLYVQPTTNWIYTPLESAKSILGVKKPLVKVIEKNETIVLIWLWPFGGKFELNSCGSEFNCRLTADRNLYNKSHAVLFHHRDMSGDLSNLPKQPRPTFQKWVWMNLESPTHSPKKTGLDHFFNLTLTYRHDSDIKAPYGSLIINRVPLDFKLPKKSNLVCWVVSHWNTNHARVKFYNEFRKYININTYGQAFGKRLDNHKLMPTISSSKFYLAFENSVHEDYITEKLYNALRAGTVPVVLGTSRKNYENYIPADSFIHVDDFHSAKELAGYLHKLDGNEDLYMTYFKWRKHYSVRNQFSWCEHACHVCENVKRYQEYRSCSNLEKWFWD, from the coding sequence ATGACATCAATTGGTAATACAGGGATTTTTCGCATCCTGTTAATATCCACCATCTGTTTGGGCTGTTTTTTAGCCATGTTGTTGCTGTATGTCCaaccaacaaccaactggatttatACTCCATTGGAATCTGCCAAATCGATACTCGGTGTGAAAAAGCCCCTTGTGAAAGTTATTGAAAAGAATGAAACTATTGTACTCATTTGGCTTTGGCCTTTTGGTGGAAAATTTGAGCTCAATTCTTGTGGATCTGAGTTCAACTGCCGTTTAACTGCAGATAGAAACCTCTATAACAAATCTCATGCTGTCCTTTTCCATCACCGAGACATGAGTGGAGACTTGTCCAATCTGCCCAAACAGCCTCGGCCAACATTTCAGAAATGGGTTTGGATGAACCTGGAGTCACCTACCCACTCTCCAAAAAAGACTGGACTCGACCATTTCTTCAACCTGACCTTGACATATCGTCATGATTCAGATATCAAAGCGCCTTATGGGTCTCTGATAATAAACAGAGTGCCATTAGATTTTAAACTGCCTAAGAAAAGCAATCTGGTGTGTTGGGTTGTAAGCCATTGGAACACTAATCATGCCAGAGTGAAGTTCTACAATGAATTCCGCAAATACATTAATATCAACACTTACGGTCAAGCCTTCGGGAAACGTCTGGACAATCACAAATTGATGCCTACCATATCTAGTTCTAAATTCTACCTTGCCTTTGAGAATTCAGTACATGAAGATTACATAACTGAAAAGCTCTACAATGCTTTGCGTGCTGGCACCGTGCCTGTGGTCCTGGGGACATCTAGAAAAAACTATGAAAATTACATTCCAGCCGATTCTTTCATTCATGTGGATGATTTCCACTCAGCTAAAGAACTTGCGGGTTACCTGCACAAACTGGACGGGAATGAAGATTTGTACATGACCTACTTCAAATGGAGGAAACACTACTCAGTGAGGAATCAGTTTTCCTGGTGTGAACACGCATGCCACGTGTGTGAGAATGTAAAACGGTATCAAGAATATAGATCATGTTCCAATTTGGAGAAATGGTTTTGGGACTGA